The sequence GGCGAATCCTGATCGCCACACTGACGTCGGTGACGAAAACAAAAAACCACCGTCATTGGCGGTTCCGAATTCACTGTCAATTAAAGTGGCTGATGACAATATGCCCGCCTTGCTTGAGGGAGCCAGAAATACAGTCCTTCTCACGATCGTATCCGTTTTTTTCGGTGCACTTCTAGGGCTTTTCCTGGCGCTAGGAAGGCTGTCGAGAAATAAGGCCCTGGACAGGCTATGTTGGTTTTATATCTGGCTTTTCAGAGGAACCCCGCTTTTGATGCAGTTGTTTTTTATTTATTACGCCCTGCCCAAAATACATCCGGCGCTGACTTTGCCGGGGCAATGGGTACCGGCACTGCTGGCTTTGAGCTTGAACTCGGCCGCTTATTTGGCGGAAATCATAAGGGCCGCAATTCAATCTATCGACAAGGGGCAGTTGGAAGCGGCCAAAGCATTGGGCATGAGCTATGGACAGGCTATGAGCAGGGTGATTATTCCGCAGTCTTACAGACGCCTTATACCGCCTGTGGGAAATGAATTGATCGCCCTTCTTAAGGATTCATCTCTTGTGGCTATGATTGGAATGACTGAGCTGATGAAGGTAACCAATCAGATTTCCACTGCCCAATCGGTCGCTACGGTTTATATGCCGGCTGCGGTTCTTTATCTTGGCTTAACGACTTTTTTCACATTCATTTTTGAAAAGCTTGAGAAAAAATACTCTGTCTACGAATAGGAGGCGCAGTCTCATGATGATTACAATGGAAAACGTCAGCA is a genomic window of Ferviditalea candida containing:
- a CDS encoding amino acid ABC transporter permease, with translation ANPDRHTDVGDENKKPPSLAVPNSLSIKVADDNMPALLEGARNTVLLTIVSVFFGALLGLFLALGRLSRNKALDRLCWFYIWLFRGTPLLMQLFFIYYALPKIHPALTLPGQWVPALLALSLNSAAYLAEIIRAAIQSIDKGQLEAAKALGMSYGQAMSRVIIPQSYRRLIPPVGNELIALLKDSSLVAMIGMTELMKVTNQISTAQSVATVYMPAAVLYLGLTTFFTFIFEKLEKKYSVYE